The Thermotoga maritima MSB8 region TAAGATCTCTTCTACCACTCGATATCCCATCCACACAGGTGTATGTACTCCTTGTGTTCATTCTCTCTTTCATCGGCTGGGCAGGAAGAGCCAGGGTTATAAGGGGAATGGTTCTTTCAATAAAACAGCGTGAATTCGTGGAAGCGGCGAGGGCACTTGGTTTTCCTGACACGAGAATTCTCTTCAGGCACGTTCTGCCCAACACGGCAAGCTACCTCATCGTTGCCGCGACCCTTGCAATACCCGGTTACATTCTCGGTGAAGCGAGCTTGAGTTTTCTTGGACTCGGTATCAGGGAACCGAGTGCCAGCTGGGGGCTCATGCTCGCACAGGCTCAGAACGTCACCTACATGACGAAGTACCCCTGGCTTCTCATACCCGGTATCTTCATCTTCATCACCGTGCTTTCTTTCAACTTCGTTGGTGACGCGTTGAGAGACGCTCTGGATCCGAGGTCTCTCGGATAGAATGCTGAAATACAGACTGAGAAGTAAGAGAGTTGAAGAACTCGTTGAGTACGCGCAGGCAGGATTCAAAGAAGCCATCGACCTCATTGTTGAGAAGTATTACCCTATGGTTGTTAAGATCGCTTCCCAGTATTTTGCGAGCTGGGCCGAACACGAAGATATAGTTCAAAACGGCCTTGTGGGATTGATAAAGGCGATTTTCTATTACGATAAAACCAAAAGCTCTTTCACGTCTTTTGCATGGAGGAGTGTTGACTCCGAGATAAAGTCCTTTCTCACTTATCTGAACAGAAAGAAGAACAGGATGCTCTCAGACGCTGTGAACGTGGATGGTATGGAAAAAGAGGAAGATGACGCACCTTTTGAAGTGCCCGATAGCGAGACCGATGTTGCCAGAAGCGCATTTTCTGGCATAATTTTAGAAACAGTCCTTGAACTATTGAATGAAAAAGAAAAAGAGATCTTTCTCAGATGGCTTGATGGATGCTCATACAGCGAGATAGCGAAAGAGCTCGGTGTGAACACAAAGAAAGTTGACAACACGGTTCAGAAGGTGAAGAGAATGATTTCTGGATTAGGGTGATCGAAGATGAAAAAAGACAGTCTCGTAACGTTTTTCGCTTCTTTGATAGTCATCGCTATTTTACTCTTCTTCGTGCTGTCTGTTTTCAATTTCTATTTTTTGAAGAAGCTTGAAGCCAGGATGGACGAAGTGGAAAAACAGTTTCAAACCACACTGGAAAGTTACGAAGAGCGACTGAAGATATTAGAGGAACTTCTGAAACCCAATTCCATTATCAGTCGCTATATAACTGCGTACGAATACTTTGAAAAAGCCAGCGTGGATTTTGAAAGGATATTTTCTGAGATCGAAGACGATCCCACGACTGGATACATGAGGATTTTTGTCATAGGGAACGATCCTGTGTGGATCACCGTCAAGGACGGAAACGAAGTGCTCTTTTCAAGGGACGTGAAGCCAGGTCTTTCACCTTACAGGTTCTTCTACTACAAAAAACCGAAGATCTCCACAGAATACGATATTGTAATACCACGAGACGCCACCTTAATAGTGGGGATTCCAAACAGGGTGTTCCTGCTCGTTTTCGGGGTCGGGACAACCTACCATCCCACGAAGATCGTTCAGGTACAGCAGACCAGAATAGACAACATCGAGCGTGATTTGAAGCTTTACATACCTAAATAAAAACACAAGGAGGGACTTTCGTCCCTCCCATACTTTGTGTCTTGTCTTCATCGGGTCAGGGGGGATCGGGGGGATGAGGGACACGCAAGTTAGAATTTAACCGATCTCCGTAACATCCTCTTGAAACGATGAAAAAGAACGCCTTAAATTTTCTTGAAAAACCCTTGAAAAAGGAGGGGTGAAATGAAGTACATTTTGATCAAAGGTTTGAGGTTTTTCGACTACCCGGGGGGCTGGTTGTTTTTTCGGAAAGAACTGGACAGCGCAAAACTTGAACTTTTGAACCACGTCTTGAGGACATTTGAAGGAGTGTTTGTGTTTATAAACCTCTTTTCAGAAGAGGTGGATCCTATCATCGCTGAAAAATTCATAAAGGACTATATTCCTCAGAATTCGATTGTTCTGGATGAGATCGTGGATTATCTCGATGTTTCTGTTGAACGAAGGCTGGATTTTTCCTACCCTGAGTTCACGTCTTCTCCCCTCTCTGAAAAATGTGAATGCCTCGTGTACGATGGTGAAAGATTCGAAAGAATAGATCTTTCGGGTTTCAAAGTAAGGCTCGAAGAAATAAGTGTTTTCAGCGAATTGATGGAAGTTCCCGAGGAGTCTTTTACCCTTTTGAAAGGGATCCTCTGGGATCGGGAAGTCGAGAGAATAAAGAACAAAAGAAGCGTAAAGTTCGTTGGTAAAATCTTGAAAAAGAAAAACCGGCCAAAGCTTGATGCATTGCTGCTGGAAGAAATCGAAACGGGGGATGAAACATGAAAATAGAGCGTGTACACGTTGAAGGGTTTGGAAAATTCGAGAATTTTTCTTTCCCCCTGAAAAGCGGGTTGAACATCATCTTCGGAGGGAACGCAGCTGGAAAAACCACCCTTGCGAATTTTATAAGATACTGCCTCACGGGAGAGCTTCCCGAACTTGAGAACTACAGGCCATGGTTTTCGAACAGGTTTGGGGGATATCTCGAGACGAGTGAGGGAAGGGTGGAATTCGGTCAGGGAAGACTGGATCCCGAACTGTTTTCCTTCACTTCTTTCATATCGGAGGGAGTGGACAACACCCTCAACGGTTCGAAAAAGGTCGCTTCCTTCCTTATGGAAAGCTACAGAAACAGACCCGAAGCAGTGGAACTTGAAAGGATATTGAACGAGGATTTCTCTGTCTTGATGAAGAAGACGAAAGAACTGGAGGCTGAGATCTCAAACCTGAAAGAGAGAGTTGAGGCCTGGAAAGAAAAAAGGCGATCGCTCCTTCTGGTTTTGAAGAGAAAGAAAGAGCTTTCGCGGGATCTTCAGGAGAAGAGAAGACTTCTGGAGGAAGAGATCGATAGATTCGAGAGTGAAAAATCTGAGAGATTGTCTTCTATCGAAGCCAGAATCAATG contains the following coding sequences:
- a CDS encoding sigma-70 family RNA polymerase sigma factor, with translation MLKYRLRSKRVEELVEYAQAGFKEAIDLIVEKYYPMVVKIASQYFASWAEHEDIVQNGLVGLIKAIFYYDKTKSSFTSFAWRSVDSEIKSFLTYLNRKKNRMLSDAVNVDGMEKEEDDAPFEVPDSETDVARSAFSGIILETVLELLNEKEKEIFLRWLDGCSYSEIAKELGVNTKKVDNTVQKVKRMISGLG